The following are encoded together in the Triticum dicoccoides isolate Atlit2015 ecotype Zavitan chromosome 6B, WEW_v2.0, whole genome shotgun sequence genome:
- the LOC119321452 gene encoding MEIOTIC F-BOX protein MOF-like, translating into MGTAPAAAGGDRLSNLPDCLLHSVLSHLRSRQVVHTGLLSRRWRHLWRAVPCVDIHHRDFLDEPEPEPEPEAFYRADGAFDAAMYDAHRQAQDKRMGREIMQRQDSVLPLNAASPLDAYRLHLGGDVHLRKGMGRWIRRALARRPAELRVACDYDHGNGYHRSSKDPFFSLGIFSRTAGVTSRLRRLSLSGLILFELFEEELRSECPVLEDLQLVNCECHRQSPGRLRITSRSLKRLAIVSSSSEARLCLTAPALVSLNVGMPVAVEEEMPSLAVASISCHAGVLSLLKSLRTARALELQRFTTCALVGEEPELFREFHNLRTLVLTECEIGDGCQVLAHALKSFPNLERIVLQDCMVMYLLPRVSLMCRQFTAIELWFNNLLPSSHYINNLLPSSHYINDYRSRGVV; encoded by the exons ATGGGGACGGCACCTGCCGCTGCCGGTGGCGATCGGCTGAGCAACCTTCCGGACTGCCTCCTGCACAGCGTGCTGTCGCACCTCCGCTCCCGGCAGGTGGTGCACACCGGCCTGCTCTCGCGCCGGTGGAGGCACCTCTGGCGCGCCGTGCCGTGCGTCGACATCCACCATCGTGACTTCCTGGACGAACCCGAGCCGGAGCCGGAACCGGAGGCCTTCTACCGGGCAGATGGCGCTTTCGATGCGGCCATGTACGACGCGCACAGACAAGCGCAGGACAAGAGGATGGGCAGGGAGATCATGCAGCGACAAGACTCCGTCCTACCCCTCAACGCCGCGTCGCCGCTCGACGCGTACCGGCTGCACCTCGGCGGCGACGTGCACCTCCGCAAGGGCATGGGCCGGTGGATCCGCCGCGCCCTTGCGCGCCGCCCCGCCGAGCTCCGCGTCGCCTGCGACTACGACCATGGCAATGGCTACCACAGATCTTCCAAGGATCCCTTCTTTTCCTTGGGCATCTTCTCCCGCACCGCCGGGGTCACCAGCCGTCTACGGAGGCTGTCCCTCTCCGGATTGATCCTTTTTGAGCTCTTCGAGGAGGAGCTAAGATCAGAGTGCCCTGTCCTGGAAGACCTGCAGCTCGTCAACTGCGAATGCCAccggcagtccccgggccgcctccgCATCACCTCCAGGTCGCTCAAGAGGTTGGCCATCGTGAGCAGTTCCAGCGAGGCGCGACTGTGCCTCACCGCTCCTGCCCTTGTTTCCTTAAACGTCGGCATGCCGGTCGCCGTGGAAGAAGAGATGCCGTCCCTCGCCGTGGCGTCCATCTCGTGCCATGCCGGCGTACTCAGTCTCTTGAAATCCCTGCGAACCGCCAGAGCCTTGGAACTGCAGAGGTTCACCACATGT GCATTGGTTGGGGAGGAACCCGAACTGTTCCGCGAGTTCCATAACCTGAGAACGTTGGTCCTGACAGAATGTGAGATTGGGGATGGATGCCAGGTTCTGGCGCATGCGTTGAAGAGCTTCCCGAATCTGGAGAGAATCGTGCTGCAAGATTGCATGGTGATGTATCTTTTGCCGAGAGTCTCACTAATGTGTAGACAGTTTACTGCAATTGAACTTTGGTTTAATAATCTACTACCATCATCTCACTACATTAATAATCTACTACCATCATCTCACTACATTAATGATTACAGATCTCGGGGAGTTGtatga
- the LOC119322223 gene encoding uncharacterized protein LOC119322223 yields MTSLRASRRGTPLRGCCENLKSIQVKYEGHDVAHLTVAALRGIPKNAVKLHRGGQRPTSPVEWLDWMQRIVSCSSHAIGLSQRQAAAANAIASLSDTDEEHESTTWKHLASKKHARDIALKARRRGRRLA; encoded by the exons atgaccagcctgaggGCCAGTCGCCGCGGCACCCCACTCCGTGGGTGCTGCGAGAACCTCAAATCAATACAAGTCAAGTATGAAGGGCATGATGTCGCTCATCTGACGGTTGCCGCATTGAGGGGGATTCCAAAGAATGCGGTCAAGTTGCACCGTGGCGGCCAAAGACCAACCAGCCCCGTTGAGTGGCTCGACTGGATGCAGCGCATTGTCTCCTGCAGCAGCCATGCCATTGGCCTAAGCCAG CGACAAGCAGCTGCTGCCAACGCCATCGCCTCTCTGTCAGACACTGACGAGGAGCACGAGTCCACTACTTGGAAGCACCTTGCCAGCAAGAAGCATGCGAGGGACATCGCCTTGAAGGCGCGACGAAGGGGGCGCCGCCTAGCCTGA